The genomic stretch TCCGAGGCAAAGGCCTCCCGCAGGCTGGGCAGGCCCATGGGAGGCGCCATGGTCCATGCGCGGTGGCTTTTGGCGCAGCGGGAGCCAATGGTGCGCAGCTCGTCGAAGGGCTGGAGTTCCGGCGCCAGGTAGCCCCAGGAGAGCTGGACGTGTCCGGCGGTTCCCGCCGAGCCAAAGCGACCGGCCCGGCCCGGATCCACCCGGGTGCGGCCCAGCGTGGACGACTGCCAGGCATAGTCCGGTTCATCGGCGGTCCCCGGGAGGGAGCCGGACCTTTCCTCCGGTTCCGGCCGGGGCGCCACGAAGGTGCCGCGCCCTGGCTCCGGGCGCACGATCCCGTCCTCGGCCAGCATGGTGATGGCCGCCGTGATGGTGACGGGGCTCGCCCCGTAGGCCTTGGCGAGGGTGCGCACCGAAGGCAGCTTGTCCCCCGAGTCCATTGCTGCCGCCTGCTGCCTTAGTTTCTCGGCGATGTCGCCGGCCCTGTCATTGCTCACAACGGCAAGCATAGATAGCGTTACTGCGAATGTCGCCTAAGTGTTACTGCACGTTGCGCGGACCCGGTCAGGAAAAGACCACGAGGCCGTAGACCGCAAAGACGGCCAGGTGGGCCGCGCCGTGCATGGCCGTGGCCTTCTTCGACGCGAAGGTGGTGATGGAAAGCAGCAGTGTGACACCTAGCAGCAGCAGGTTGGCCGGGGACTCGGCGAGCGTGACGGCCTGGCCTGTGAACAGCCCGATCAGCAGCACTGCCGGGATGGTCAGGCCCACGGTGGAGACGAGTGCGCCGTGGCACAGGTTGCTGACGCGTTGCGCCTCCCCCGCCAGGGCTGCCCGGATCGTGGTGATGGTCTCCGGCAGGAACACGATCATCGCAATCAGGATGCCCGAGAGGGCGACAGGTGCGCCGGCCCGGCCGAGCCCGTCGTCCAGGAGGGCGGCCATGTCATGCGAGAGCAGCACGATGGGCAGCACCGTGACCACCAGGACGCCCAGGCGCAGCAGCACCTCGGCGCGGTGCTCGGCGAGAATCTCGGTGATGGGCCGGCGCTGGGCGGGGACCTGGGCGCCTGAGGCGGTGCCGGCGTCGGACGTGGCAGCAGCGGCAGGCAGGCGGGGGTCCACCTCGGTGAAGTCGCCGGCCTGGGCGCCCATTTGGCGGACCAGGAAAAACGCGTAGAGGCCCATGGACAGCAGGATGATCGGGCTTTCCTGGCCCGTGGTGTAGGACCCGCCGGTCCCGATCAGCGCGGGAAGTGCGAATGCGAGCGAGGCCAGCACGATGATCATGGCGAAGTATGCGGACGTGCCGGTGCGGTTGTGGCGCAGGCCGCCGTGCCGCAGCCCGCCCAACAGGAGGGACAGGCCGATCACGCCGTTGAGGATGATCATGGACACCGCGAACACGGAGTCGCGGGCGATCGTGGCATGTTCGCCGGGTCCGAGCATGACGGCGGAGATCAGCACCACCTCGATCAGCACGATCGAAAGCGTCAGGACCAGTGAGCCGTAGGGGTCGCCGAGGCGGCGGGCCAGGTGTTCGGCCTCGTGGACCACACCGAAGGAACAGAGGAGGATGACCGCGATGATGGCGGCCAGCGCGGTGGCCAGCAGGGGCGTGGGCACGGGCGGTTCCAGCAGCGGCGCGGCAAGCATGAGTGCGGCCACGGCACCCCAGCCGACAATGATCCGCATGATGGCGGTGCGCGTAAAAATGGAGCGTGCAGTTTGGGAGACCATGGGGCTACCTGTTCCACGGGGCCGTCCCCGTGTCGCATGAACAGACGGGCCGTCCCGTCCGTGAATCTGGCAGGGCTGCCGTCAAGGGCAGCCCCAACCCAGAGTAGGCCACGGAGTTGACGAAAGGCCAGCCGCCCGCGGGACAGGGCTAAAATGGAAGGCAGCGCCCGGCGGCACGGAGACAGTCCTGCCGCACCTCCCACCCCTGAAGGCTAAAACATGAACCCCGAACGCATGAACGTGGAGTCGTTCAACCTCGACCACCGCACGGTGGCGGCACCCTACATCCGCGTCGCGGACCGCAAGCAGCTCCCGCTCGGGGATGTCATTACCAAATATGACGTGCGCTTCACCCAGCCCAACGCGGCACACCTGGAGATGGCTGCCATCCACTCGCTGGAGCACCTGTTTGCCGAGCACTCCCGCAACCACTCCGGCGCCGTCATCGACTTCTCCCCCATGGGCTGCCAGACCGGCTATTACCTCATCCTGGCGGGCGAGCCGGACCTGCCCGCCGTCATGGACCTGGTCGAGGCCACCCTGACCGACGTCCTGGGCGCCGCCGAGGTGCCCGCCGCCAATGAGATCCAGTGCGGCTGGGGTGCCAACCACTCGCTCGCCGGCGCACAGGATGCCGCCCGGGCATTCCTGGCCAAGCGTGCCGAATGGGAGCAGGTCACCGCATGAGCACCCTGTCCCCCTCAGCCGTAGACGTCGTCATCATCGCCGCCATGGAGGAGGAAATCACCCCCTTCCTGGAGCGCGCCGATTCCGTCGGCACCCCCGTCCGGGTGGGCCATTCCATCCAGCGCACGGGCCTGCTCGGCGGTGCCCGCACCTTGTTCGTCCAGGGCGGGATCGGCCTGGTGAACGCCGCCGGAGCCGCCACGTCCGCACTGCTCCACGCCGCACGCACCAACGGTGACGGCGTCCTGCCGCTGGTCATCAGCGCCGGCACCGCCGGGGGCCTGGGCGATGAAGTCCGCGTGGGCGACGTCGTCATCGGCACCGACACCATCAATGCCGACGCCGACGCACAGGCCTTCGGCTACAAGCTGGGCCAGGTTCCGGGCATGCCGGTTTCCTACCCTGTGCCGGATGCCCTGCTCGCCGCCTTCGATGTGGACCTGTCCGCGCCGCGGCTGGTCGAGACCGTGCACCGCGGGCTCATGGTCTCCAGCTACAAGTTCGTGGACCAGGAACGCGCCGTGGCCATCAAGGACCACTTTGACCAGGTGCTCTCCACCGACATGGAATCCTCCGCCATCGCCCAGACGGCCCACGTCCACGGGGCCCCGTTCCTGGCCATCCGCGGCATCTCCGACCTCTGCGGCCCGGCAGCCAATGCCGACTTTGCCACGCATGTCGACGACGCCGCCGAGCGTTCGGCCGAGATCGCCGCGGCGGTTGTGGCCGCATGGTTCGCGGCAAGGGCCGCCACCCGGGACACAACACCGGCCGCTTCCTAGCCCTTCCATCCCGGCATTCCCAAAAAGTACGACGGCGGCAGGCGCCCTTCGCTGGAAGGGCGCCTGCCGCCGTCGAACTTGGGAAAGGCTGTGCCTACCCAGGCGGGCAGGTTCCGGTCATGCGCACGATGACCTTGGCCACCTGCTCAATGAATTCGGCCGTGGGTTCGCGCTGGGACGGTTTGGTCTCCACCCGCTGCACGAGCGCCTCGGTGATGCCCCCGATCAGGATGAGGCTGGTCAGCCCCTTCGGGGCGGCGTCGATCAGGCCCGCGGCGGCGATGTCCTCGAAGGCCGCATCGACGGCCGATGCCATCCGCCGCGTGGTGAGGCGGCGCTCCCGGGCGAGGGCCTGCGAGACGCCGACCACCTCAACCTGGAGCACGCGCGCCTTCCGTTCGTCCGCCAGCATGGGCCCGAGCGCGGCGGCAACCAACTGCTTCACGGCGCTGAGCGCATCCGGGGCCGGCAGCACGGTGCGGGCGGCGATGGCGGCGAGGACCTCGTTGTTCAGGTCGTGGTAAAGCTGGGTCAGCAGCTCGCCCTGGTCGGCATAAAGCTCGTAGAAGGAGCGCGTGGAAACCCTGGCGCCCTGGCACACGGCATGGACAGTGGTGGCGCGGTAGCCTTGGGTGCCGTAGAGCTCCAGCGCCGCATCGAGCAGCCGGCGCCGGCGTTCCTGGTCCCGCACATTGCGTTCAGTGCCATGCCACAGGACGTGGTCAACGGGAAAATCTGGCCTCATGCGCGGTCTTCCTTTCGGCGGAAAAACTAATTGGAAACCTGTATTTTCAGTGTAATACTTATCACATGGCGTACCTTGTAAAACCCGGCGACCTGGCCGATCCGCTCACCGCACCGGTCCCCGTCGACGAATCCCTGCCACGCACGGCCGTGATCGGCGCGGGACCGTCCGGGATCGCCGCCGCCAAGGCCCTGCACGCCGCCGGGATCCCCTTCGACTGCTTTGAGCGCGGCAGCGAGATCGGCGGAAACTGGCTGCTAGACAACCCCAACGGCCAGTCCGCCTGCTACGAGACCCTGGAAATCAACACCTCCGGGCCCCGCATGGCGTTCTCCGATTTTCCCATGCCCGCCGATTACCCACCCTATCCCCGGCACGACCTAGTGCACGCTTATTTTGAGCGGTATGTTGACCATTTCAACGTCCGCCGCACCATCACCTTCAACACCTCGGTGGAGGAAGTTTCCCGGGACGACGACGGCGGCTGGCTCGTGCGCACGGCCGGCCCCGCCGGGGAGGCCACCGGCCGCTACGACGCCGTCCTCGTGGCCAACGGGCACCATTGGGACCCGCAGTGGCCGGACCCCGGCTACCCCGGAACCTTCGACGGGGAGCAGATCCACGCCCACAGCTACCGCTCCGGTGCACAGCTGGAGGGGAAGGACGTGGTGGTGGTTGGCGCCGGGAATTCCGCCATGGACATTGCAGTGGAAGGTTCGTTCCGTGCCAACAATGTGGCCCTGTCGATCCGCCGAGGCCAGTGGGTGCTGCGGAAATCATTTCTGGGCAAGCCCAGCGACCAGGTGGCACTGCCCGGCTGGATGCCGTGGTGGGTGACGGGCCTGCGCCTGCGCATGGGCGCCCTGACCTCCGGGCCGCTGCGCCGCTACGGCCTGCCGGTTCCAGCCCACAAACCAGGCCAGTCGCACCCGGTGCAGTCGGATTCAATCCGGGCACGCATCGCCGCCGGCAAGGTGACCGTGCATCCGGGGATCGAGCGATTTGAGGGACGGGAGGTGGTGTTTGTCGACGGCACGCGGGCGCCGGCGGACCTGCTCGTCTGGGCCACCGGCTACAAGGTCTCCTTCCCGTTCTTCGACCCTTCCCTGGTCTCGGCCAAGAGCAATGACCTGCCGCTGTGGAAGCGCACCGTCCACCCGGACCTGCCGGGACTGTACTTCATTGGACTGGTCCAGCCGGTTGGCGCCGTCATGCCGGTGGCCGAGGCCCAGGCATCCTGGGTTGCCGAGATCCTGTCCGGGCGGTGCGCGCTGCCTCCGGCGCACGACATCCGCGTCCGGATGGAACGCGACCACCGGCGCAACAAGCGCCAGTTTTACGCCTCGCCCCGGCACACCATGGAGGTGGACTTCGACCGCTACCTCTGGGACCTGGGGCGGGAGCGGCGGCGCGGGCGCCGGCAAGCCGGCTCCGGGCTGGTGCCGGCGGAAGCCCCCGGCACGTCCCTGCAGCATCCGGCGGTTGCGTGGAAATGAGCGGCGGCTACAACCTCTCCGGGAAGACCGCGGCAGTCACCGGCGGCGCCAGGGGCATCGGCCGCGACATCGCCTTGGCCCTGGCCGCTGCCGGGGCCAAGGTGGCCATCGGAGACCTGAACCTGGACGAGGTCCGCGCCACGGCCAAGGCACTCGGGGGCACCGTGATCGGCCTGAAACTCGATGTGACCAGCCCGGCCTCCTATGCCGCCTTCCTTGCCACGGCGCGGTCGGAGCTGGGCGACATCGACATCCTGGTCAACAACGCCGGCATCATGTGGGTGGGGAAATTCGACGACGAGCCCGACGCCGTTGCCGGCGCACAGATTGCCGTCAACCTTTTGGGCGTCATCCGCGGCGTGAAGCTCGTGGCCCCTGGCATGGCTGCCCGCGGCAGCGGCCACATAATCACGATTGCCTCGGCGTCGGCGGTCCTGCCCACACCGGGCGAGGCCAGCTACGGGGCCAGCAAGCACGGCGTCCTGGGCTACGTTAAGTCGGTGCGCGCGGAACTGCACCGCTCCGGCGTCAGGATTTCCGTAATCATGCCAGCTGTTGTGGATACCGAACTGGCGGCCGGAACAGGCACGGGCGCCGCCAGGCAGCTGGCACCCGCGGACGTTGCAGCCGCCGTGCTGCGCACCCTCGAACGGCCCCGCTTCGAAGTCACTGTGCCCGGCTACATCGGTCCGCTGAACCGGGCGGTCAACATTCTTCCGCGCCCCCTGAGGGACGTCGTGTACCGGCAGATGGTCCCCAACCAGGTCAAACAGGTGGACCGCGCCGCCCGTGCGGGATACGAGTCCCAGTTCGGGGAATAGGGGCAGCCCAGGACCGGGCGCGCGTGGCGGGAGCCGCTCCCTTCGGGCACAGTGGCAGCCCATCCCCCAGGCGGGCGGGCCGCCGTCGTGCCCATCTCCGAGCCAACTGCATTAAGTATCACTACGCCTCCGCGGGCTTCGAAGGCACAAAGCTGGGAAGATTGAAGGGCAGCGCAATCCCCTGGAGGCTCCATGAACACCCTGATCCGTAAATTTCTCGACTTCTTCACCTCTTCCGGGCAGGAACCGCCGGCGGCAGTTGCCATCTTGGGCGAACCCGACGGCATGCCGCTGGCCAGCGCCGCATACCTGCGCGAATTTGCGCACCGGCTGGGTCTCGAGGTTGATGACCTGTCGCCGGCCGAGCAGTCCGAGTTGAAGCGGCGCCTGGACGATTCCATGGACTTCCGAGAAGAAAACTACAGCCGCCTGTACCACGGGGTCTACGAGCTGGGCCACGGCTACTCGCTGGACGATGCCCAGCGCGTCAGTGCCCGCATCAATGAAATCAGCGCAGAACCAGCGGCCGGAGCCTACCTCGACTACCGGGAAAATGCCGTGGCGGCCGAGGCACTGATGGCTGCCGGGGCGCTCCTGCGCCAGGAGGGGGATCTGGCTGCCGGGGCGCGGCTGTTCCAGCTGGCCGACGCCCGCCGGCACCGCAGTTCCCTGCTGTCCACGTCCGTGGCAGCACTCACGGCGGGCGGAACCGCACAGCTTGCGGAAGGTGCCGGACAGGCCACGGCCGTTGGCGCAGGCGCCACGGCTGATGCAGGCATCGTGTCGGCAGACAAGGCACCCGGCGAACCAGCCGGCACTTCCTCAGGATCAGGCACGGCCCGGGACGGTTCCGGCGACGCGGCGGCGCAATCCGGCATTGCCATGCTCATGGCAGACCGGAGCAAGGATGCCGGCGATTCCGCACCGGAGATTTCCGAGCCCACCCCGCCTCACGCTGCTGCAGGCACACCGGGCCAGGCTCCGAAGCCGGCCTCCAGCTCCGGTGCCGCCTCTGACGCCACAGCAGGCGGCGACGGCGGACCTGCCGCGGCAGCCGGCACCTCAACCGGGACGGCAGGCAGTAGCCCTGTTTCCAACAACGCACCCAAGGCCGCGCCCAAGGCGGCCCCGGGGCAGAAGCCTGTCAAGAAGAACCGATAGCCGGCCCCGGCCACATCCGGCACTGTGGCGCCGGCCCTCCCTCAAGGACACCGCATGCGCGATGTTCGCCAGGGACGGCCGGCGCCATTTTTGTTGGGACCAAACTCGCGGCGTGTCACCAAACAGGCGGCGGGCTGGGCAAGGGCGGTTCCGTCACCTTGTTCGATGGTGAGGAACGAATTCACCGGCACTTGGGTGTGCATCGACTCCGGCGACGGCGACCACGGCCACCACGTCGACCCGGCCCACCTGATGCGGAGCGCCATGGCCCGGCGCGGCCCTGCACCGCACGCCCCACATTTCCTGATCTGCTGTGCTGGTGCGAGTCCAACTCTGGTATGACTGGTAGCTGGACTTCAAGGAGACGGTGTGGAGAACAACAACGGCGGCCAGGCTGTCAAAAGCAACAAACGGGCCGGAAAGCGCACCACCACCAGGGCATTAACCATAAAAATATTGTGGTCTTCGACGGTCCTGGCGGCGGTCCTTTCTGCTGTGGCTGGGGCCGCGGTATTTCTTTTCGCCATGCCGCAGACACCGGGTGGGGGCAATCCGGCGCTGCTTTACCCGGCGTATGCCCTCAGCTGGCTCGGCGCTCTGGCACTTCTGGCCATTGCCATCCTGTCCATGCCGTTCAGCAGCGAGGACGACGAATGGGATGCCGGACTGGAGCAGCTGCATCCGTTCTGGCGTCCGGTGATAAAAATCGGTGCCTGGATTGGTCTCGGACTTCTCCTCGTGGCGCACATCGCCGCCGCCCTCGGCTCCGACGGTGGCGGCATCCTGCCGGGCAGGCCACGATTCACCATGTCGCTGCTGGCCATCCTTGGCGCCGCCGGGGCACTTCTTGCCGGCAGCGCCCTCGGACTGCCGGCCACCATCGCCCTGCTGGCCGCCTGGGGTTTGTCGCTCGTGCTGTTCCTCGTCCGCGGGATCGTAGGGTTGTTCGTCGAGTAGCAGTGGCGGCTTTCGTCAGGTCAGCCCATCCGCTTCGGCCTGTAGCTGGCAGGCGTGAACGCACCATCCTCCGCCACATGCGTCTCCGCACCCGGCACCCTGTCCGTGTTGTGGGCGCTGACACACAGCCAACCGCCGTCGCCCTGCTTGGCCATCACGAAGCTGAAGACTCCCCTGCGCCGGCCCGCCGGTTTCCCGTCCGGCGTGACCTGCCCGGTGACCACCCAGGCTGCGTGGACCACGGCGGTGTCGGCCCCGATGCGCCGCACCGTCACTTTTCCCAGCGACATGGATGAGTGTGGAAATATGTGTGCAAAGCCGTACGCGTGTGCGTCCCTGATCTGTCCGCGGGTACTCCACCACAGGCCCACCACGTTGACAAAGGCGGCATCGTCGGTGAACAGCGCCGCGAGGTCGTCGGCGTCGGCGTCATTCCAAGCGGAGGCAAAGCCGGCTGCCACGTCTTCTGGCCGGTCAAGCATGGATCGTGCCCTCCATTCCGGTGCAGGCAGCCCGTTGGCGCCCTCCGGCAACCGTATCAACCCCGCGGCAGCCGGCAGCTTGGTGGACTTCAATCCCGGTGATTCCCGCCAAGCAATTCGGCGCCGGCTTTTTGGCCAGACATGGACCAAAAGCCTTGGCCACGAACAACGCTCATGTCCCTGCGTCCGGAAGGTGGCCATGTGCGCCATACCGGCCCGCAGCCACCGTGGCCACCGCGATGGTTACCAGTGCACCGAGGACGAGGGCTGCGGGTTCCCCTGGCGCCAGCAAACCTTGCTGTATCCCGATGGTGGCCGCTGCCACCGGGACTCCCAGCTGCGAGGCAGCCAGCAGGCCGAGAGCGAGGTCCTGTCCCAGCAGTCTCATGCAGGCGTGCACTGCCAAGGCGCCCAGCCCCAAAAACAGTCCCAGCACGATCATCCTCGGATGGCCACCGAATGCCTGCAACTGTAGGGAGGCGCCGAGCCAGACGAAGAACAGGGGCCCCAGGAAGCCCTCGGTAATGGCAAATAGCTGCCGGGCCAACCGGCGGGGCTCCCCCACGGCAGCGACGGCCAGCCCAAAGGAGAAACCGACCAGCATGATGGACACATGACCCCAAACCGCCACGCCGGACAGGGTAAACAGGACCACCAACTGCAGCCGCAGCTCCAGCGCAAACTTCCGCTTCTCGGACACCCTGTGGATTCGCTGCTGCGTGCCCCTGCGTTCACCCTCTCTCAAAACAAGATAGACGACGCCGGCGCCCGCCAACACGGCAGCCACACCCAGCGCGGTCCGGCCCGCCGCCGACGGATCCATGGCCAGCGGCAACGCGACAATGGCCACGACATCAGCCAGTGCCACCTGGGCCATTGTGGCCAAAATCCGGGGACCCCGGAGACCCAGGGACGTGACTATGGGCAGCACCATTGCCGCCGAGGACGAGGCCATCAAGACAGCATAAAGTGGCGCCTGTCCTGTACCAAACAGCAAAGCAACCCCGATTCCAGCAACGGCCGCCAGCACAGTGACGGCCGCTTGCCGGACTGCTGCCGCGGACAGGGAGGCCCGCAGCGAAGTGTCGCGCACGGGTACGTGGCTGCCGGCAACAAACATGACCAGGGCAAAGCCGACGTCGGCAAGAAACACAAACGCCGGTTCAGCCGGGTCCACCAGATTCATTCCAGAGCGGCCAATGAGAATCCCAGCCACCAGTTCCCCGACCACTATCGGCACCCGCCACTGGCGCGGCAGTGCCAGCAACGGCCCAAGCAGCGCCGCGGCACAAATGACGGCCAGTAGGGGAAAAGTCATGCCATGATCCTTGCCTTCTGCATTCCGTCGGCGTAGCCCGCTGGCGTCCCCTTGAGGGAATCCAATGGCAGGGGGCATTCAATTCCCGGCAGGCCAGCCAAACCGCTTGACACCAAGACCCGGTCCCATCACGGATGGCGGCAACTGCCAGCAGCAGCGGGCCGCATTGGTAATGCCGTTGTCCGGATACGACGCCCCGCCGGGACGGGATAACCCGGCCGACACGCTTTCCACAAGCATGTCCAGCCCGGCCGAAGCCCTTTCCTCACGAGTCTTTCCCGGGCCTGTCGGCTTCCTCGCCCGTATTCACCACCAACACGGGACAGTGAGCATGTGCCACACAGGCCTGGCTGACCGAACCGAGCAGGAGCCCCGCGAAGCCCCCATATCCCCTGCGTCCGACAACAAGCATGTCCGAGCCGTCGCTCATTTCTATGAGCTTCTGCCGTGGCTGGCCATGGACCAAGGTCGTTGACATGTTGGCAGGCAGTGGCTGGCCAAAGGTGTCGGTGACGGTGGCCTGGAGAAGTTGCCTGGCACCTTCTTCGAACTCCACCGTGCCCAAGGCATAGGGAACGGCCAAGGACGTGGGGACATTCCAGCAGGCCACCACTTCAAGCCACGAGCCGGTCGCATTTGCCATGCGTGCAGCTTCCTTGAGCGCCGCAATGGACCCGGCAGACCCATCAACACCGACGACAATTTTGCCCATTTCCTGATTGGTGCTCACTGTAGATACCTTCCTTCGACGCCATGTCCATCTGGCTTCCATGCTGCAGTGCCCCGGCACCGGTGCATAGGGTCCAACGGCACCAAATTCATTGCCGGCTCCGAAGCCTTGCCAGGTATTCGGGACCTATGGCTCTGTGGTCCGCCACATTGGCGGAATACTCTGGCTGACATGAAGTCAGGCTTGGCCTTGCAACCGCCTGGGTTGTTAGGCATTAGACCAAGCCCACATGATCAACCCTTGGAGCTGGCAGTGGCCAACCATTTTGAACGCTACGTGGAAGTCGCGGAAATTTTGATCCGGCACGGATTCGGCCAGATCGCCCCGTTGCTGGGGCTCGGACAGATGCACCTGGGGCCCACACCTCGCAGGGCCGGCACACGGGCCACGCCCGAACGGCTGGTTGTGGCTTTGGAGGAACTAGGTCCCACATTCATCAAGCTGGGCCAGTTGCTCTCAACACGCCCGGATATTTTGCCCCGTCCCTACATTGCCGCGCTGGCACGGCTTCAAGATGATGCCCCTCCCGTGGCGACGGAACAAGTCCGCATCATCGTCGAACAGGAATTGGGAGCCGGCATTGACGTTGTTTTCAGCACTTTTGTGGATGCACCGCTCGCCAGTGCCTCGATCGGCCAGGCCCACGCGGCAACCTTGATCGACGGCACCTCCGTCGTCGTGAAGGTGCGCCGTCCCGGAGTCGTTGCCCAAGTCCAGGAGGATCTGGAGATACTGCAGAATCTGGCCCACCACGCCAGCCGCAACTGGGCGGCCTTGGCTGACTACAACGTGGAGGCCGTGGTCTCTACCTTCGCCGCCACGCTGCGGGCAGAACTGGACTATCTCGTTGAGGGACGGAACGCGGAGCGGTTTGCCCGAAATTTTGCCCATGACACCGGCATCCACATACCAAAAATTCATTGGGCGACCACCACGTCCAGGGTGTTGACCATGGAGAGGATCTACGGACGGCGGATCGATGACGCACAGGTTGCCTCCCTGCCCCTGGCAGACAGGGACCGGCTCGCCACCACGGCGGCCAAGGCTGCAGCCAAGATGATTTTCGAAGACGGCTTCTTCCATGCCGACCCGCATCCCGGGAATTTGTTCGTGGAGTCCAACGGCCGGATTGCCCTGATCGACTTCGGCATGGTGGGAGAGGTGGATGAACAACTCCGCCAACGGCTCGGCACGCTCCTGCTCGCCTTCAGCCGCAACGACCCCGAACGAATCAGCCGTGCACTGCTGGGACTTTCCGTCAACGGGGCTGCCCCCGACCGCGGACGGCTCCGGCAGGACATGGCCGTTTTTATGAAGCAGTACCAGGGCCGGAGTCTGGGCGAGATCCAGCTTGCACCGCTGATCGTCGAAATGTTGGCCATCCTGCGAAACCACCACATCCAACTACCTGGCAGCATTGCCCTGCTCGCAAAAATGGTCATCATGACCGAAGGCATGGGGGTGGGCCTCAACCCTGGCTTCAACCTCGGCAAGGTACTCAAGCCCTACGCCGGGCGGTTGGCCCTTGAACGAATCAACCCGCGAAAGCTGCCAGCACTGCTGAGACAACTCGGCCTGGACGCCGCCGCCCTTGGTGCGGACATGCCGGAAAGGCTGGAACGACTGTTGCAGCAACTCGACGACGGCCTCGAAGTGCATCTGCGCACCGAGGAGATCACTCCGCTTGTGGCAAGGGCCGAACGCATTGGCAACCGGCTGGTGGCCGGCCTAATTCTCGCCGCCTTTATTCGCGGCATCGGTGATCTGACGGCCGCTGACCGCCGGCACCTGCAAAACTGGCAGAACACGCTGCTGGCCACCGGTGTTGGTGCAATGGGAGCCATGGGCGGTTTCCTTGCATGGACGTCCCGACCCGGGCTCCGCATCCGCCGCTAATCTCCGTCAGGCTCGCCGCCGAGAACAAACTTTCGGCCGTCGACACTCGCCGGGGTGATCTCCACGTAGGTCCATTTCCGTGTCCTGGTCCAGGATTCAAGGTGGAGCAGGTCGGCAGCATCAATCTCCGTCTGGGACTCCACCGCCCTGGCCGTCCCCTTGACCACGATGCTCCATGCTTCCCCGTCGCCTACTTCGTCGCATTCCAGGGCCACCAAGGGATTGATCGCCATCTCTGCAAGCTTGGTGCCCGGATTGGTCCTGATCCATATCTTGTCTGTGGTTGCGATAAAGTTCAGCGGAAAAATGTCCGGCTGGTTGGCGACGCTGACGGCCAACCTGCCAAAACGGCTGCCCCGCAGCAACTCCCACGCTTCGTTCCATGGCAACACTGCCCCTGGTTCTTCATCACTAGTCATGATCCGATCATCTCCCTGTTCCGTGCCGCTTGGTAGGGCCCAAAGACCGTGTTGGGCCACCGCACCACTTCCCGCGGACAGCCGGCTGCAAAACTTGGGACTTTGGACCGTGGTCTCAGGCCC from Arthrobacter stackebrandtii encodes the following:
- a CDS encoding universal stress protein; this encodes MSTNQEMGKIVVGVDGSAGSIAALKEAARMANATGSWLEVVACWNVPTSLAVPYALGTVEFEEGARQLLQATVTDTFGQPLPANMSTTLVHGQPRQKLIEMSDGSDMLVVGRRGYGGFAGLLLGSVSQACVAHAHCPVLVVNTGEEADRPGKDS
- a CDS encoding AarF/ABC1/UbiB kinase family protein, which encodes MANHFERYVEVAEILIRHGFGQIAPLLGLGQMHLGPTPRRAGTRATPERLVVALEELGPTFIKLGQLLSTRPDILPRPYIAALARLQDDAPPVATEQVRIIVEQELGAGIDVVFSTFVDAPLASASIGQAHAATLIDGTSVVVKVRRPGVVAQVQEDLEILQNLAHHASRNWAALADYNVEAVVSTFAATLRAELDYLVEGRNAERFARNFAHDTGIHIPKIHWATTTSRVLTMERIYGRRIDDAQVASLPLADRDRLATTAAKAAAKMIFEDGFFHADPHPGNLFVESNGRIALIDFGMVGEVDEQLRQRLGTLLLAFSRNDPERISRALLGLSVNGAAPDRGRLRQDMAVFMKQYQGRSLGEIQLAPLIVEMLAILRNHHIQLPGSIALLAKMVIMTEGMGVGLNPGFNLGKVLKPYAGRLALERINPRKLPALLRQLGLDAAALGADMPERLERLLQQLDDGLEVHLRTEEITPLVARAERIGNRLVAGLILAAFIRGIGDLTAADRRHLQNWQNTLLATGVGAMGAMGGFLAWTSRPGLRIRR
- a CDS encoding pyridoxamine 5'-phosphate oxidase family protein, which translates into the protein MTSDEEPGAVLPWNEAWELLRGSRFGRLAVSVANQPDIFPLNFIATTDKIWIRTNPGTKLAEMAINPLVALECDEVGDGEAWSIVVKGTARAVESQTEIDAADLLHLESWTRTRKWTYVEITPASVDGRKFVLGGEPDGD